A genomic window from Microbacterium sp. ET2 includes:
- a CDS encoding BCCT family transporter, which produces MADTRKAMTADPARHSTIKRWVFWPAATIALAFSAFALLAPDLAEASFGAIQTSIVNAFNWYYVLIAAFFVAFALFLGFSRFGDIRLGRDDDKPEFSLGAWFSLLFAAGMGIGLVFYGVSEPLSHFVSPRPGVAGTPEQLAQAALSQTYLHWGVQAWSIYVIVGLSLAYAIHRRKRPISIRWALEPLLGDRVRGGWGNAIDAIALVGTLFGVATSLGLGVLQISAGLDFAGLVEPSEPIQLAIIGVISVLVLISVLSGVTRGMKWLSSFNLILAGILVLYLLVFGQTEFLLREWVQSIGNYIQNFVGLSFNVTAFQGEAGESWQASWTSFYWGWWIAWAPFVGVFIARISRGRTVRQFVMGVIIVPTLVTLLWFAVLGGSAIYLELTQPGSLTAADGTVDVNTALFQLLQFLPGTPVLTIGVLLLITIFFVTSADSGALVMGMIATGGDINPKRWVRVFFTLTTAVLAGALLVTGGLLALQTAAIIIALPFSIVMLLMCWSTVVAFSRERRAYERAARAQFVDQIGEYYGLEVEEPSSAGVIHEPSWLRRVSSRLTGRPLATAESSGGRVERSDAAEISDVAEPADDDEVHLARSEN; this is translated from the coding sequence ATGGCTGACACCAGAAAGGCCATGACGGCCGACCCCGCCCGGCACTCGACCATCAAACGATGGGTCTTCTGGCCCGCCGCGACGATCGCCCTGGCCTTCAGCGCCTTCGCGCTGCTCGCCCCCGACCTTGCGGAGGCGTCGTTCGGCGCCATCCAGACGAGCATCGTCAACGCCTTCAACTGGTACTACGTGCTCATCGCGGCATTCTTCGTCGCCTTCGCGCTGTTCCTCGGCTTCAGCCGGTTCGGCGACATCCGCCTCGGCCGCGACGACGACAAGCCGGAGTTCTCCCTCGGCGCCTGGTTCTCGCTGCTCTTCGCGGCGGGCATGGGCATCGGGCTGGTGTTCTACGGCGTGAGCGAGCCCCTCAGCCACTTCGTCTCACCGCGGCCGGGCGTCGCGGGGACCCCCGAGCAGCTCGCGCAGGCCGCCCTCAGCCAGACCTACCTGCACTGGGGCGTGCAGGCCTGGTCGATCTACGTGATCGTCGGACTAAGCCTCGCCTACGCCATCCACCGCCGGAAGCGCCCGATCTCCATCCGGTGGGCCCTCGAGCCGCTCCTGGGAGATCGGGTCCGCGGCGGCTGGGGTAACGCGATCGACGCCATCGCCCTCGTGGGCACCCTTTTCGGCGTCGCCACCTCGCTCGGTCTCGGCGTGCTGCAGATCTCCGCCGGCCTCGACTTCGCCGGCCTCGTCGAGCCGAGTGAGCCGATCCAGCTCGCCATCATCGGCGTGATCTCGGTGCTCGTGCTCATCTCCGTGCTCTCGGGCGTCACCCGCGGCATGAAGTGGCTGTCGTCGTTCAACCTCATCCTCGCCGGCATCCTCGTCCTCTATCTGCTCGTCTTCGGGCAGACGGAGTTCCTACTGCGGGAATGGGTGCAGTCGATCGGCAACTACATCCAGAACTTCGTCGGGCTGTCGTTCAACGTCACCGCCTTCCAGGGCGAGGCGGGGGAGTCGTGGCAGGCCAGCTGGACCTCCTTCTACTGGGGCTGGTGGATCGCCTGGGCTCCGTTCGTCGGCGTCTTCATCGCCCGCATCTCACGGGGTCGCACGGTGCGGCAGTTCGTGATGGGCGTCATCATCGTGCCGACGCTCGTGACGTTGCTGTGGTTCGCCGTCCTCGGCGGGTCGGCGATCTACCTCGAGCTCACCCAGCCCGGATCGCTCACCGCCGCCGACGGCACGGTCGATGTCAACACCGCGCTGTTCCAGCTGCTGCAGTTCCTCCCCGGCACCCCGGTGCTGACCATCGGCGTGCTGCTGCTCATCACGATCTTCTTCGTGACCTCGGCCGACTCCGGAGCCCTCGTCATGGGCATGATCGCCACCGGCGGCGACATCAACCCCAAGCGCTGGGTGCGGGTGTTCTTCACCCTCACCACCGCGGTGCTCGCCGGTGCGCTGCTCGTGACGGGAGGCCTGCTGGCCCTTCAGACCGCGGCGATCATCATCGCGCTGCCCTTCAGCATCGTGATGCTCCTGATGTGCTGGTCGACGGTCGTGGCCTTCAGTCGCGAGCGGCGGGCGTACGAGCGCGCTGCGCGCGCGCAGTTCGTCGACCAGATCGGCGAGTACTACGGCCTCGAGGTCGAAGAGCCCTCCTCGGCGGGCGTCATCCACGAGCCGTCATGGCTGCGGCGCGTGTCGTCGCGTCTCACCGGACGTCCCCTCGCGACCGCCGAGAGTTCCGGCGGCCGAGTGGAGAGATCGGATGCCGCGGAGATATCGGATGTCGCGGAGCCGGCCGATGACGACGAGGTCCACCTCGCTCGCAGCGAGAACTGA
- the rplM gene encoding 50S ribosomal protein L13: protein MTRTFTPKAGEIQREWLVIDATDVVLGRLASHAAALLRGKHKASFANHLDSGDFVIIVNADKVALTGNKREQKIAYRHSGYPGGLKAVNYTELLEKNPVRAVEKAVRGMLPKNSLGRAQLSKLKVYTGAEHPHAAQQPKTYTFDQVAQ from the coding sequence GTGACGCGTACTTTCACTCCCAAGGCTGGCGAGATCCAGCGCGAATGGCTGGTCATCGACGCCACCGACGTCGTTCTCGGCCGCCTCGCCTCGCACGCCGCCGCGCTCCTGCGCGGCAAGCACAAGGCGAGCTTCGCCAACCACCTCGACTCCGGCGACTTCGTCATCATCGTCAACGCCGACAAGGTCGCCCTCACCGGCAACAAGCGTGAGCAGAAGATCGCCTACCGCCACTCGGGTTACCCGGGCGGTCTGAAGGCTGTCAACTACACCGAGCTTCTCGAGAAGAACCCGGTTCGCGCGGTGGAGAAGGCCGTCCGCGGCATGCTCCCCAAGAACAGCCTCGGCCGTGCCCAGCTGTCCAAGCTCAAGGTGTACACCGGTGCCGAGCACCCGCACGCCGCGCAGCAGCCCAAGACGTACACCTTCGACCAGGTCGCCCAGTAA
- the rpsI gene encoding 30S ribosomal protein S9, with product MAKISDSIDPINTDSNFSTETPVEADAAAVERPVLSVPGSAVGRRKQAIARVRLIPGSGTITVNGRTFEDYFPNKLHQQLITDPFTVLNLTGAYDVIVRISGGGPSGQAGALRLGIARALNEIDAENNRPTLKKAGFLSRDARVIERKKAGLKKARKAPQYSKR from the coding sequence GTGGCGAAGATCTCCGACTCCATCGATCCCATCAACACCGACTCCAACTTCTCGACCGAGACCCCGGTCGAGGCCGACGCCGCAGCCGTCGAGCGCCCCGTGCTCTCGGTTCCCGGCTCGGCCGTGGGCCGCCGCAAGCAGGCGATCGCCCGCGTGCGCCTCATCCCGGGCTCGGGCACCATCACGGTCAACGGCCGCACGTTCGAGGACTACTTCCCGAACAAGCTCCACCAGCAGCTGATCACCGACCCCTTCACGGTTCTGAACCTCACCGGCGCGTACGACGTCATCGTCCGCATCTCGGGTGGTGGCCCCTCGGGCCAGGCCGGCGCGCTGCGCCTCGGCATCGCTCGCGCGCTCAACGAGATCGACGCCGAGAACAACCGACCGACCCTGAAGAAGGCCGGCTTCCTCTCGCGCGACGCGCGCGTCATCGAGCGCAAGAAGGCGGGTCTGAAGAAGGCCCGCAAGGCTCCGCAGTACTCCAAGCGCTGA
- the glmM gene encoding phosphoglucosamine mutase: MPLFGTDGVRGLANGPLTADLALTLAQATAVVLGQGRTAEARRAAGKRLTAVVARDPRVSGEFLSAAVQAGLASSGVDVFDAGVLPTPAAAFLIADIDADFGVMVSASHNPAPDNGIKIFARGGVKLPDVVEQRIESAMEWDKLQPTGAGVGRIRRFADAEDRYVVHLLGSLEHRLDGIHVVLDCAHGAASGVSPETFRDAGARVTVIGADPDGLNINDGVGSTHLSQLAAAVRDAGADLGIAHDGDADRCLAVDADGNVIDGDQIMAILALAMKQRGALARDTLVATVMSNLGLHRAMADHGIRVLQTAVGDRYVLEAMNEGGYSLGGEQSGHVIMSRFATTGDGLLTGLQLVSEMARTGKTLAELASIMTVYPQILVNVKDVDRSRAADDEGVQAAVAAAAAELGDSGRVLLRPSGTEQLVRVMVEAADEATARRHAEQLADVVRERLAL; encoded by the coding sequence ATGCCGCTCTTTGGCACGGATGGGGTGCGGGGGCTGGCCAACGGCCCCCTCACCGCCGATCTCGCACTCACCCTGGCCCAGGCGACCGCGGTCGTCCTGGGCCAGGGCCGCACTGCCGAGGCGCGTCGCGCCGCCGGCAAGCGACTCACCGCCGTCGTCGCCCGCGACCCGCGCGTCTCGGGAGAGTTCCTCTCCGCGGCAGTTCAGGCCGGGCTGGCGTCATCCGGGGTCGATGTCTTCGATGCCGGTGTGCTGCCCACGCCCGCCGCGGCGTTCCTCATCGCCGACATCGACGCCGACTTCGGAGTGATGGTCTCGGCGTCGCACAACCCGGCGCCCGACAACGGCATCAAGATCTTCGCCCGGGGCGGCGTCAAGCTGCCCGACGTCGTCGAGCAGCGCATCGAATCCGCGATGGAGTGGGACAAGCTCCAGCCGACCGGCGCCGGCGTCGGCCGCATCCGCCGGTTCGCCGATGCCGAGGACCGCTACGTCGTGCACCTGCTGGGCTCGCTCGAGCACCGGCTCGACGGCATCCACGTCGTGCTCGACTGCGCGCATGGCGCGGCCTCGGGGGTCTCGCCCGAGACGTTCCGCGACGCCGGAGCGCGCGTCACCGTCATCGGCGCAGACCCCGACGGACTGAACATCAACGACGGGGTGGGCTCGACGCACCTGTCGCAGCTGGCTGCGGCGGTGCGTGACGCGGGCGCCGACCTCGGCATCGCCCACGACGGCGACGCCGACCGCTGCCTGGCCGTCGACGCCGACGGCAACGTCATCGACGGGGACCAGATCATGGCCATCCTCGCGCTGGCGATGAAGCAGCGCGGCGCGCTCGCGCGCGACACGCTCGTCGCGACGGTGATGAGCAACCTCGGCCTGCATCGCGCGATGGCCGACCACGGCATCCGCGTGCTGCAGACCGCCGTCGGCGACCGCTACGTGCTGGAGGCGATGAACGAGGGCGGCTATTCGCTCGGCGGAGAGCAGTCGGGACACGTCATCATGAGCCGCTTCGCCACGACCGGCGACGGCCTCCTGACGGGCCTGCAGCTGGTGTCGGAGATGGCCCGCACCGGCAAGACGCTCGCCGAGCTCGCGTCGATCATGACGGTCTACCCGCAGATCCTCGTGAACGTGAAGGATGTCGACCGCTCGCGTGCCGCCGACGACGAGGGCGTGCAGGCGGCCGTGGCCGCGGCGGCCGCCGAGCTCGGCGACTCCGGTCGCGTGCTCCTCCGCCCGAGCGGCACCGAGCAGCTCGTGCGCGTGATGGTCGAGGCCGCCGACGAGGCGACCGCGCGACGGCACGCCGAGCAGCTCGCCGACGTCGTGCGGGAGCGCCTGGCGCTCTAG
- a CDS encoding IS481 family transposase — translation MSHANAALTPRQRLRLAKQIVDEGWSVAAAARFFRVSYPTATKWARRYVELGPEGMVDRSSRPHVHPNQTPRPVVKKIVHLRLRKRLGPVQIAGRLGLSASTVHAVLVRCRLNRLSHVDVRTGEPARRYEHDSPGALIHVDVKKLGNIPIGGGWRFVGRAQGDRNRAASDLNRRKGKNRDPLLGHAFVHTVIDDHSRVAYAEIHDDERATTAIGVLQRATSWFADRGVIVERVLSDNGSAYRSHAWRHACQELAITPKFIRPRRPQTNGKIERFHRTMADGWAYSKHYNSESARRAALPAWLHFYNHHRPHTAIGKLPPISRISNNLPGHYS, via the coding sequence GTGTCTCACGCTAATGCGGCCCTCACGCCGCGCCAAAGGCTGCGCCTGGCAAAGCAGATCGTCGATGAGGGTTGGTCCGTGGCGGCGGCCGCCCGGTTCTTCCGGGTGTCGTATCCGACCGCGACGAAATGGGCCAGGCGGTATGTCGAGCTCGGGCCGGAGGGCATGGTCGATCGCTCGAGCAGACCGCACGTGCACCCGAACCAGACTCCCCGGCCCGTCGTGAAGAAGATCGTGCATCTGCGCTTGCGCAAGCGTCTCGGGCCGGTGCAGATCGCTGGCCGGCTCGGGTTGAGCGCGTCGACGGTCCACGCGGTGTTGGTGCGCTGCCGACTCAACCGGCTCTCGCATGTCGACGTGAGGACCGGGGAACCGGCCCGACGATACGAGCACGACAGCCCCGGCGCCCTGATCCACGTGGACGTGAAGAAGCTCGGCAACATCCCGATCGGCGGTGGCTGGCGGTTCGTCGGGCGCGCTCAGGGGGACCGCAACAGGGCCGCGTCCGACCTGAACCGCCGCAAGGGCAAGAACCGCGACCCTCTCCTCGGGCACGCGTTCGTCCACACCGTGATCGATGACCACTCCCGCGTGGCCTACGCCGAGATCCACGACGACGAACGCGCGACCACCGCGATCGGCGTGCTGCAACGCGCCACATCCTGGTTCGCCGACCGCGGCGTCATCGTCGAACGGGTGCTCTCTGACAACGGATCGGCCTACCGATCCCACGCCTGGCGGCACGCCTGCCAAGAGCTGGCGATCACACCGAAGTTCATCCGCCCCCGCCGCCCACAGACCAACGGGAAGATCGAGCGCTTCCACCGCACCATGGCCGACGGCTGGGCTTACTCGAAGCACTACAACTCCGAGTCAGCCCGCCGCGCCGCTCTTCCCGCCTGGCTGCACTTCTACAATCACCACAGGCCCCACACCGCCATCGGAAAGCTCCCGCCCATCAGCCGGATCTCAAACAACCTGCCTGGGCACTACAGCTAG
- a CDS encoding APC family permease, with product MPYDDTASTTPASGPAAATPQEGTKLRRAITGPMLFLFVLGDVLGAGIYALMGVLAAEVGGATWIPLAVALGLALLTAGSYAELVTKYPRAGGSAYFAEKAYKKPVVSFLVGFSMLAAGVVSVAGLSLAFAGDYLSAFVPIAPPVAAIGLIAVLALVNMWGIRESMAGNIVMTIIEVSGLVLIVVAVGLMLGGGGGDLSRIGEFPAGVNPALATLAAAIIAYYSFVGFETSANVAEELKNPSRSYPIALLGSLAVAGVVYVLVAMASAAALPADELAASSGPLLAVFEATGVPLPTVIFSIIALIAIANGALLTSIMSSRLAYGMADRGLLPHALARVLPGRKTPWVAIVVTAAIAAVLTLLGDLATLAETVVLLLLVVFISTNVAVLVLRRDRVEHRHFRVWTWVPVAGVLSCILLLTQQSAQVWLFGAIALAVGLVLYAVMRAIGARATVEE from the coding sequence ATGCCCTACGACGACACCGCCTCGACGACCCCTGCCTCCGGCCCCGCCGCGGCGACGCCGCAGGAGGGCACGAAGCTGCGCCGGGCCATCACCGGCCCCATGCTGTTCCTGTTCGTGCTCGGCGACGTCCTCGGGGCGGGGATCTACGCGCTGATGGGCGTGCTCGCCGCCGAGGTGGGCGGCGCCACGTGGATCCCGCTGGCCGTCGCGCTCGGGCTCGCCCTCCTCACCGCGGGGTCGTACGCCGAGCTCGTCACCAAGTACCCGCGCGCGGGCGGGTCGGCCTACTTCGCCGAGAAGGCGTACAAGAAGCCGGTGGTGTCGTTCCTCGTCGGCTTCAGCATGCTGGCCGCCGGTGTCGTCAGCGTCGCGGGCCTGTCGCTCGCCTTCGCCGGCGACTACCTCTCGGCGTTCGTGCCGATCGCGCCGCCCGTCGCCGCGATCGGGCTCATCGCCGTGCTGGCGCTGGTGAACATGTGGGGCATCCGCGAATCGATGGCGGGCAACATCGTCATGACGATCATCGAGGTGTCGGGTCTCGTGCTCATCGTCGTCGCCGTCGGCCTCATGCTCGGCGGCGGGGGAGGCGACCTCTCGCGCATCGGAGAGTTCCCGGCCGGGGTGAACCCGGCGCTCGCGACCCTCGCCGCGGCGATCATCGCGTATTACTCCTTTGTGGGGTTCGAGACCTCCGCGAACGTGGCCGAAGAGCTGAAGAACCCGTCGCGGTCGTATCCGATCGCTCTCCTCGGCTCGCTCGCGGTCGCCGGCGTCGTCTACGTGCTCGTGGCGATGGCGAGTGCCGCCGCGCTTCCCGCCGACGAGCTCGCCGCGTCATCCGGTCCTCTGCTGGCGGTGTTCGAGGCGACGGGCGTGCCGCTGCCGACGGTGATCTTCAGCATCATCGCGCTCATCGCGATCGCCAACGGCGCGCTCCTGACCTCGATCATGTCGAGCCGTCTCGCGTACGGGATGGCCGACCGCGGCCTGCTTCCCCACGCGCTCGCGCGCGTGCTGCCCGGACGGAAGACCCCGTGGGTCGCCATCGTCGTGACGGCGGCGATCGCCGCGGTGCTCACCCTGCTCGGCGACCTCGCCACCCTCGCCGAGACGGTGGTGCTGCTCCTTCTCGTCGTCTTCATCTCGACCAACGTCGCGGTGCTGGTGCTGCGCCGAGACCGGGTCGAGCACCGGCACTTCCGCGTGTGGACGTGGGTCCCCGTCGCCGGGGTGCTCTCGTGCATCCTGCTGCTCACCCAGCAGAGTGCGCAGGTGTGGCTCTTCGGCGCCATCGCGCTGGCGGTCGGGCTCGTGCTCTACGCGGTGATGCGGGCGATCGGGGCGCGCGCTACGGTCGAGGAGTGA
- a CDS encoding cupin domain-containing protein: protein MTRHTPLRRGAAASALAALAALTLALGGCAAEATTTSAAVDAPSMSVQASPEASVVPSVSAVDVAAGELDEPVDVSVDPGVEGVGVTFREITLQPGAGTGEHCHAGQLIAVVKEGALTHYAPTHPDGVRVYETGEAIIEGAEYVHQGVNEGDIPVVLWVTYVIPEGEPLAETDLANCG, encoded by the coding sequence GTGACCCGACACACACCGCTCCGGCGCGGTGCGGCCGCCTCCGCCCTCGCCGCCCTCGCCGCCCTCACTCTCGCTCTCGGCGGCTGCGCCGCCGAAGCCACCACCACCTCGGCCGCGGTCGATGCGCCGAGCATGTCGGTGCAGGCATCGCCCGAGGCATCCGTCGTCCCCTCCGTGTCGGCGGTCGATGTCGCGGCGGGTGAGCTCGACGAACCTGTGGACGTCTCCGTCGACCCGGGCGTCGAGGGGGTGGGCGTGACATTCCGCGAGATCACGCTGCAGCCCGGCGCCGGCACGGGCGAGCACTGCCACGCCGGCCAGCTGATCGCGGTGGTGAAGGAGGGCGCGCTCACCCACTACGCCCCCACCCACCCCGACGGGGTGCGCGTCTACGAGACCGGCGAGGCGATCATCGAGGGCGCCGAGTACGTGCACCAGGGCGTCAACGAGGGCGACATCCCCGTCGTGCTGTGGGTGACGTACGTGATCCCCGAGGGGGAGCCGCTGGCCGAGACCGACCTGGCGAACTGCGGCTGA
- a CDS encoding Ppx/GppA phosphatase family protein, translated as MRLGVLDIGSNTVHLLVADVKPGGRPLGTTSRRTVLRLMRYLAPDGSITEEGVTALVDAVAEARRVAADEKVEELLATATSAVREATNGPEVIARLEAALGAPLQVLGGEAEARYTFLAVRRWFGWSAGQILLFDIGGGSLEIAAGSDELPEAAASVPLGAGRMTVQFMPDDPPGEDAVERVRAHAKATLEPVIGRFRALDKPDHVVGSSKAIRSLAKLAGYPVPGWTGSERMLLPRAALASWIPRLARIPASARQELPGITADRTFQIVAAAVVLDTAMSMLKIDELEISPWALREGVLLRYIESLSWSTAPADADV; from the coding sequence GTGCGCCTCGGAGTCCTCGACATCGGCTCGAACACCGTCCACCTGCTCGTCGCCGATGTGAAGCCCGGCGGGCGCCCGCTGGGTACGACCAGTCGGCGGACGGTGCTGCGCCTCATGCGCTACCTCGCCCCCGACGGCTCGATCACCGAGGAGGGCGTGACGGCACTCGTCGACGCCGTCGCCGAGGCGCGCCGGGTCGCCGCCGACGAGAAGGTCGAGGAGCTGCTGGCGACCGCCACCTCCGCCGTCCGCGAGGCGACGAACGGGCCCGAGGTCATCGCACGCCTCGAGGCCGCGCTCGGCGCGCCCCTTCAGGTGCTCGGCGGTGAGGCTGAGGCGCGGTACACCTTCCTCGCCGTCCGGCGGTGGTTCGGCTGGTCGGCCGGGCAGATCCTCCTGTTCGACATCGGCGGCGGTTCGCTCGAGATCGCGGCCGGGTCTGACGAACTGCCGGAAGCGGCAGCATCCGTCCCTCTGGGAGCGGGACGCATGACGGTGCAGTTCATGCCCGACGACCCGCCCGGCGAGGACGCCGTCGAGCGCGTGCGCGCGCATGCGAAGGCCACCCTCGAGCCGGTCATCGGCCGCTTCCGCGCGCTCGACAAGCCCGATCACGTCGTGGGGTCGTCGAAGGCGATCCGCTCGCTGGCGAAGCTCGCCGGGTACCCCGTCCCCGGCTGGACCGGGAGCGAACGGATGCTGCTCCCCCGCGCCGCACTGGCGTCGTGGATCCCGCGGCTCGCCCGCATCCCCGCGAGCGCGCGTCAGGAGCTGCCGGGCATCACCGCCGACCGCACGTTCCAGATCGTCGCGGCCGCCGTGGTGCTCGACACCGCGATGTCGATGCTGAAGATCGACGAGCTCGAGATCTCGCCGTGGGCCCTCCGGGAGGGCGTGCTGCTGCGCTACATCGAGTCGCTGTCCTGGAGCACGGCCCCGGCGGACGCCGACGTCTGA
- the coaA gene encoding type I pantothenate kinase translates to MSVDEATTDLALSLYREIAREDWARMAAGIPQPLSETEVVQLRGLGDRLDIAEVAEVYLPLSRLLSLYAQATKRLGAETSAFLGEADTTTPFVIGVAGSVAVGKSTIARLLRELVSRWPGTPRVELVTTDGFLYPNAELERRGLMARKGFPESYDRRALVEFLTDVKSGAVEARAPFYSHVKYDIVPDAHVTVRRPDVVIVEGLNVLQPPPAPNDVAVSDLFDFSIYVDADASDIESWFVARFLALRHAAFSDPNSFFRVFAELSDDEAVTTALGYWNDINLPNLEANVLPTRHRATLVLRKAASHAVESVLLRKL, encoded by the coding sequence ATGTCTGTCGACGAAGCGACCACCGACCTGGCCCTCTCGCTGTACCGGGAGATCGCCCGCGAAGACTGGGCGCGGATGGCTGCGGGCATCCCGCAGCCCCTCAGCGAGACGGAGGTCGTGCAGCTGCGCGGGCTCGGCGACCGGCTCGACATCGCCGAGGTCGCCGAGGTGTACCTGCCGCTGTCGCGCCTGCTCTCGCTGTACGCCCAGGCCACCAAGCGCCTCGGCGCCGAGACGAGCGCGTTCCTCGGCGAGGCCGACACCACCACACCCTTCGTCATCGGCGTCGCCGGGTCGGTCGCGGTGGGCAAGTCGACCATCGCCCGCCTGCTGCGCGAGCTCGTCAGTCGCTGGCCCGGCACGCCGCGCGTCGAGCTCGTCACCACCGACGGCTTCCTCTACCCCAACGCCGAGCTCGAGCGACGCGGGCTCATGGCACGCAAGGGCTTCCCGGAGTCGTACGACCGGCGCGCCCTCGTGGAGTTCCTCACCGACGTCAAGAGCGGGGCGGTCGAGGCGCGCGCGCCGTTCTACTCCCACGTCAAGTACGACATCGTCCCCGACGCGCACGTGACGGTGCGCCGCCCCGACGTCGTGATCGTCGAGGGGTTGAACGTCCTGCAGCCGCCGCCGGCGCCGAATGACGTCGCCGTCAGCGACCTGTTCGACTTCTCCATCTACGTCGATGCCGACGCCTCCGACATCGAGTCGTGGTTCGTGGCGCGCTTCCTCGCCCTGCGGCACGCGGCGTTCAGCGACCCGAACTCGTTCTTCCGCGTCTTCGCCGAGCTGAGTGACGACGAAGCGGTGACCACCGCGCTCGGCTACTGGAACGACATCAACCTTCCGAACCTCGAGGCGAACGTGCTGCCCACACGGCATCGCGCGACGCTCGTGCTGCGCAAGGCCGCCTCGCACGCCGTCGAGAGTGTGCTGCTGCGGAAGCTCTGA
- the glmS gene encoding glutamine--fructose-6-phosphate transaminase (isomerizing), with the protein MCGIVGYVGPRQSQAILLSGLSRLEYRGYDSAGIAVIDGGGDLGMRKRAGKLGILRDDLESHPLADGTTGIGHTRWATHGGPTDDNAHPHLADDDRLAVIHNGIIENYAALKSELLAEDYTFKSETDTEVAAVLLGRAYRARGGDLVAAFRDVAARLEGAFTLLAMHRDQPGLVVGARRNSPLVIGLGEGENFLASDVAAFVEHTRDALAIGQDEIVAITPEGVEVTDFDGNAVEVERFEVTWDASAADKGGWSSFMAKEVSEEPEAVANTLRGRIRDGVVTIPELDGLDDLFSGISRIIIIACGTAAYAGMTGKYALEQWARVPVDVELAHEFRYRDPVLTPDTLVVSISQSGETMDTLMAVKYAREQGAKTVSICNTQGATIPRESDAIVYTHAGPEVAVASTKAFVAQITALYLLALHIAGLRGTLGAAEIAEQARELEAVPEKIAHILATEQERIEQLAHWMGDTRSVLFLGRHVGYPIALEGALKLKEISYIHAEGFAAGELKHGPIALIEPGQPVFVIVPSPRGSAVLHPKVVSNIEEIKARGARVIAIAEEGDVAVLPSADEVLRIPLAGPLFEPLLAVVPLHIFAMGLATAKGLDVDQPRNLAKSVTVE; encoded by the coding sequence ATGTGTGGAATCGTCGGATACGTCGGCCCTCGCCAGAGCCAGGCCATCCTCCTCTCCGGGCTCTCGCGACTGGAATACCGCGGATACGACTCCGCCGGCATCGCCGTCATCGACGGCGGCGGAGATCTGGGCATGCGCAAGCGTGCCGGCAAGCTCGGCATCCTCCGCGACGACCTGGAGTCCCACCCGCTCGCCGACGGCACCACCGGCATCGGGCACACCCGGTGGGCGACCCACGGCGGACCCACCGACGACAACGCCCACCCGCACCTGGCCGATGACGACAGGCTCGCCGTCATCCACAACGGCATCATCGAGAACTACGCCGCCCTGAAGTCCGAGCTCCTCGCCGAGGACTACACCTTCAAGAGCGAGACCGACACCGAGGTCGCCGCCGTGCTCCTCGGTCGCGCGTACCGCGCCCGGGGCGGTGACCTCGTCGCCGCGTTCCGCGATGTCGCCGCGCGCCTGGAGGGTGCGTTCACCCTCCTCGCCATGCACCGCGACCAGCCGGGCCTCGTCGTCGGCGCCCGCCGCAACTCGCCGCTCGTCATCGGGCTCGGCGAGGGGGAGAACTTCCTCGCCTCCGACGTCGCCGCCTTCGTCGAGCACACGCGCGACGCCCTCGCGATCGGACAGGACGAGATCGTCGCCATCACGCCCGAGGGCGTGGAGGTCACCGACTTCGACGGCAACGCGGTCGAGGTCGAGCGGTTCGAAGTGACCTGGGACGCCTCGGCCGCCGACAAGGGCGGCTGGTCGTCGTTCATGGCCAAGGAGGTCTCGGAGGAGCCCGAGGCCGTGGCGAACACGCTGCGCGGTCGCATCCGTGACGGTGTCGTCACCATCCCCGAACTGGACGGGCTCGACGACCTGTTCAGCGGCATCTCGCGCATCATCATCATCGCCTGCGGCACCGCCGCCTATGCCGGGATGACCGGGAAGTACGCCCTCGAGCAGTGGGCGCGGGTGCCGGTCGACGTCGAGCTCGCGCACGAGTTCCGCTACCGCGACCCGGTCCTGACCCCCGACACGCTCGTAGTGTCGATCAGCCAGTCGGGCGAGACCATGGACACCCTCATGGCCGTGAAGTACGCCCGCGAACAGGGCGCGAAGACCGTGTCGATCTGCAACACACAGGGCGCGACGATCCCGCGCGAATCGGACGCGATCGTCTACACCCACGCCGGCCCCGAGGTCGCCGTCGCCTCGACGAAGGCGTTCGTCGCGCAGATCACCGCGCTGTACCTGCTGGCCCTGCACATCGCGGGGCTGCGCGGTACGCTCGGCGCCGCCGAGATCGCCGAGCAGGCGCGCGAGCTCGAAGCGGTGCCCGAGAAGATCGCGCACATCCTCGCCACCGAGCAGGAGCGCATCGAGCAGCTCGCGCACTGGATGGGTGACACCCGCTCGGTGCTCTTCCTCGGCCGGCACGTGGGCTATCCCATCGCCCTTGAGGGTGCGCTGAAGCTCAAGGAGATCTCGTACATCCACGCCGAGGGCTTCGCCGCCGGTGAGCTCAAGCACGGACCCATCGCGCTCATCGAGCCCGGACAGCCCGTCTTCGTCATCGTCCCCTCGCCGCGCGGATCGGCGGTGCTGCACCCGAAGGTCGTCTCGAACATCGAGGAGATCAAGGCCCGCGGCGCGCGAGTGATCGCGATCGCCGAGGAGGGCGATGTCGCGGTGCTGCCCTCCGCCGACGAGGTGCTGCGCATCCCGCTCGCGGGACCGCTCTTCGAGCCGCTTCTGGCCGTCGTGCCGTTGCACATCTTCGCGATGGGCCTCGCCACCGCCAAGGGTCTCGACGTCGACCAGCCGCGCAACCTCGCCAAGTCGGTCACGGTCGAGTAA